One window of Nymphaea colorata isolate Beijing-Zhang1983 chromosome 1, ASM883128v2, whole genome shotgun sequence genomic DNA carries:
- the LOC116245299 gene encoding vesicle-associated protein 4-1-like, which produces MALPDAKSPTEGKVWNLCRMPFWQSGATSSSPSSSSQNAQLQQSGSQGQAEGSNPKPNTVSSVARALLPTRRRLRLDPTNKLYFPYEPGKQVKSAVRIVNTSKSHVAFKFQTTAPKSCFMRPPGGILSPGESIIATVFKFVEHPENNEKVSDQKTKVKFKIVSLKVKGGMEYVPELFDEQKDQVSVEQILRVIFLDPERRSPHLEKLKRQLDEAEAALEARKKPPEDAGPKIVGEGLVIDEWKERREKYLARQQVEGADSV; this is translated from the exons ATGGCTCTACCCGACGCGAAGTCTCCGACGGAAGGTAAGGTCTGGAACCTCTGCCGGATGCCGTTCTGGCAATCCGGAGCGACATCGTCTTCCCCTTCATCTTCCTCCCAGAACGCTCAGCTTCAGCAGAGCGGAAGCCAGGGCCAGGCCGAAGGCTCGAACCCAAAGCCGAACACTGTTTCGTCCGTCGCTCGCGCTCTCCTCCCGACTCGCCGTCGTCTTCGGCTTGATCCGACGAACAAGCTCTACTTTCCAT ATGAGCCAGGGAAGCAAGTAAAGAGTGCAGTGAGGATTGTAAACACAAGTAAATCTCACGTAGCGTTTAAG TTCCAAACGACTGCGCCAAAGAGTTGCTTTATGCGTCCCCCCGGAGGGATACTTTCACCCGGAGAGAGCATTATAGCCACTG TCTTCAAATTCGTTGAGCACCCCGAAAATAATGAGAAAGTGTCGGACCAGAAGACCAAAGTCAAGTTCAAAATCGTCAGTTTGAAGGTGAAAGGGGGAATGGAGTATGTGCCCGAGCTG TTCGATGAGCAAAAGGATCAGGTCTCTGTGGAGCAGATTCTACGAGTAATTTTCTTGGATCCTGAACGACGTTCTCCG CACTTGGAAAAACTTAAACGTCAACTTGATGAGGCAGAGGCAGCCCTTGAGGCACGGAAAAAACCCCCGGAGGATGCTGGACCGAAGATTGTCGGTGAAGGCCTCGTCATTGATGAATGG aaggagagaagagaaaagtaTCTAGCACGGCAACAAGTGGAAGGCGCTGATTCAGTATAA